In one window of Miscanthus floridulus cultivar M001 chromosome 12, ASM1932011v1, whole genome shotgun sequence DNA:
- the LOC136496349 gene encoding uncharacterized protein, with translation MPTMRRRNPELAVKALEGIVSANTFFTVAVFIGITGTITPSSTIPPACVAGDDIARNFFLFEILAFGFYLLSSLVAQGMKLTITLLASDDFYGDGDAQKPPPSDDCEEMPAWRAAGPRERRRAVLRFAQPMMLLAAGCSIMGTFFLLLSMVDAIQLKFGILSCGIPLAVGATFALSALVVGGLLFYGSTVAYALTHYLP, from the coding sequence ATGCCGACGATGCGGCGGCGCAACCCGGAATTGGCCGTGAAGGCGCTGGAGGGCATAGTGTCAGCCAACACCTTCTTCACGGTGGCGGTGTTCATCGGCATCACGGGCACCATCACGCCGTCCTCCACCATCCCTCCGGCCTGCGTGGCAGGGGACGACATCGCGCGCAACTTCTTCCTGTTCGAGATCCTCGCCTTCGGCTTCTACCTCCTGTCCAGCCTCGTGGCGCAGGGGATGAAGCTGACCATCACGCTGCTAGCCTCCGACGACTTctacggcgacggcgacgcccaGAAGCCCCCGCCGTCGGACGACTGCGAGGAGATGCCGGCGTGGCGCGCCGCGGGGCCACGGGAGCGGCGCCGCGCCGTGCTCAGGTTCGCGCAGCCGATGATGCTGCTCGCCGCGGGCTGCTCCATCATGGGCACGTTTTTCCTGCTTCTGTCCATGGTCGATGCCATCCAGCTCAAGTTCGGCATCCTCTCCTGCGGCATCCCGCTCGCCGTCGGAGCCACCTTCGCGCTCTCCGCGCTCGTCGTCGGTGGCCTGCTCTTCTACGGATCTACCGTCGCATACGCCCTCACGCATTACCTGCCCTGA
- the LOC136496347 gene encoding phosphomannomutase-like isoform X3 has protein sequence MAAQGRNAGVLALFDVDDTLTAPRKPVTPEMLEFMRQLRQHVTLGVVGGSDLVKITEQLGKSVFTDYDYVFSENGLVAHKNGELIGTQSLKSFLGEDKLKEIINFTLHYIADLDIPIKRGTFIEVRNGMINVSPIGRNCSQEERDEFEKYDKVHNIRPKMVSVLREKFTHLNLSFSIGGQISFDVFPQGWDKTYCLRYLEEFQEIHFFGDKTYKGGNDYEIFVSDRTVGHTVTSPADTLQQCRDLFMSK, from the exons ATGGCTGCGCAGGGAAGGAACGCGGGCGTCCTCGCGCTCTTCGACGTCGACGACACCCTCACCGCGCCCCGCAAG CCGGTGACGCCGGAGATGCTGGAGTTCATGAGACAGCTGCGACAG CACGTGACTCTCGGCGTGGTGGGTGGATCTGATCTGGTCAAGATTACCGAGCAGCTCGGCAAATCAG TTTTTACTGATTACGATTACGTCTTCTCTGAAAATGGCCTGGTTGCACACAAGAACGGAGAGCTAATTGGAACTCAA AGTTTGAAATCATTTCTCGGAGAAGACAAGCTGAAG GAAATTATCAACTTCACTCTTCACTACATTGCTGACTTGGATATCCCAATTAAAAG GGGTACATTCATAGAGGTCCGAAATGGGATGATTAACGTGTCTCCTATAGGGAGAAATTGCAGTCAGGAGGAGCGTGATGAATTTGAGAAGTATGATAAG GTGCATAACATCCGGCCTAAGATGGTGTCCGTGCTTCGTGAAAAGTTTACACACTTGAACCTGTCATTTTCTATCGGTGGGCAGATTAGTTTTGAT GTATTTCCCCAAGGCTGGGACAAAACTTACTGCTTGAGATATCTTGAGGAGTTTCAGGAAATCCATTTCTTTGGGGATAAGACTTACAAG GGTGGCAATGACTATGAGATTTTTGTATCTGACAGAACAGTTGGGCATACAG TTACCAGCCCTGCTGACACGTTACAACAATGCAGAGATCTCTTCATGTCCAAGTGA
- the LOC136496347 gene encoding phosphomannomutase-like isoform X2, with protein MAAQGRNAGVLALFDVDDTLTAPRKPVTPEMLEFMRQLRQHVTLGVVGGSDLVKITEQLGKSVFTDYDYVFSENGLVAHKNGELIGTQSLKSFLGEDKLKEIINFTLHYIADLDIPIKRGTFIEVRNGMINVSPIGRNCSQEERDEFEKYDKVHNIRPKMVSVLREKFTHLNLSFSIGGQISFDVFPQGWDKTYCLRYLEEFQEIHFFGDKTYKVYAGCMAKAQILMLMNSQCYLTKLDITQGGIFPVCFLHCN; from the exons ATGGCTGCGCAGGGAAGGAACGCGGGCGTCCTCGCGCTCTTCGACGTCGACGACACCCTCACCGCGCCCCGCAAG CCGGTGACGCCGGAGATGCTGGAGTTCATGAGACAGCTGCGACAG CACGTGACTCTCGGCGTGGTGGGTGGATCTGATCTGGTCAAGATTACCGAGCAGCTCGGCAAATCAG TTTTTACTGATTACGATTACGTCTTCTCTGAAAATGGCCTGGTTGCACACAAGAACGGAGAGCTAATTGGAACTCAA AGTTTGAAATCATTTCTCGGAGAAGACAAGCTGAAG GAAATTATCAACTTCACTCTTCACTACATTGCTGACTTGGATATCCCAATTAAAAG GGGTACATTCATAGAGGTCCGAAATGGGATGATTAACGTGTCTCCTATAGGGAGAAATTGCAGTCAGGAGGAGCGTGATGAATTTGAGAAGTATGATAAG GTGCATAACATCCGGCCTAAGATGGTGTCCGTGCTTCGTGAAAAGTTTACACACTTGAACCTGTCATTTTCTATCGGTGGGCAGATTAGTTTTGAT GTATTTCCCCAAGGCTGGGACAAAACTTACTGCTTGAGATATCTTGAGGAGTTTCAGGAAATCCATTTCTTTGGGGATAAGACTTACAAG GTATATGCTGGTTGCATGGCGAAAGCTCAGATTTTGATGCTTATGAATTCACAATGTTACCTGACAAAATTGGACATAACTCAGGGTGGAATTTTTCCTGTGTGTTTCTTGCATTGTAACTAA
- the LOC136496347 gene encoding phosphomannomutase-like isoform X1: MAAQGRNAGVLALFDVDDTLTAPRKPVTPEMLEFMRQLRQHVTLGVVGGSDLVKITEQLGKSVFTDYDYVFSENGLVAHKNGELIGTQSLKSFLGEDKLKEIINFTLHYIADLDIPIKRGTFIEVRNGMINVSPIGRNCSQEERDEFEKYDKVHNIRPKMVSVLREKFTHLNLSFSIGGQISFDVFPQGWDKTYCLRYLEEFQEIHFFGDKTYKGGNDYEIFVSDRTVGHTGICWLHGESSDFDAYEFTMLPDKIGHNSGWNFSCVFLAL; this comes from the exons ATGGCTGCGCAGGGAAGGAACGCGGGCGTCCTCGCGCTCTTCGACGTCGACGACACCCTCACCGCGCCCCGCAAG CCGGTGACGCCGGAGATGCTGGAGTTCATGAGACAGCTGCGACAG CACGTGACTCTCGGCGTGGTGGGTGGATCTGATCTGGTCAAGATTACCGAGCAGCTCGGCAAATCAG TTTTTACTGATTACGATTACGTCTTCTCTGAAAATGGCCTGGTTGCACACAAGAACGGAGAGCTAATTGGAACTCAA AGTTTGAAATCATTTCTCGGAGAAGACAAGCTGAAG GAAATTATCAACTTCACTCTTCACTACATTGCTGACTTGGATATCCCAATTAAAAG GGGTACATTCATAGAGGTCCGAAATGGGATGATTAACGTGTCTCCTATAGGGAGAAATTGCAGTCAGGAGGAGCGTGATGAATTTGAGAAGTATGATAAG GTGCATAACATCCGGCCTAAGATGGTGTCCGTGCTTCGTGAAAAGTTTACACACTTGAACCTGTCATTTTCTATCGGTGGGCAGATTAGTTTTGAT GTATTTCCCCAAGGCTGGGACAAAACTTACTGCTTGAGATATCTTGAGGAGTTTCAGGAAATCCATTTCTTTGGGGATAAGACTTACAAG GGTGGCAATGACTATGAGATTTTTGTATCTGACAGAACAGTTGGGCATACAGGTATATGCTGGTTGCATGGCGAAAGCTCAGATTTTGATGCTTATGAATTCACAATGTTACCTGACAAAATTGGACATAACTCAGGGTGGAATTTTTCCTGTGTGTTTCTTGCATTGTAA
- the LOC136498352 gene encoding protein ALP1-like → MDGLFTYVGAGTSHDMSVLTYYMGRPDYPHPPAGRYYLVDSGYAVCAGYLGPYRNTRYHLDDFRGREAEGYMEKFNYKHSRLLNVVERSFGKLKARWHILEGVPNYVRHKQVKVVIACFALHNFVEGENERRAAATNLHRAVDYNLSAWAASVESEDMSEVRDWIAMGLWAM, encoded by the exons ATGGACGGGCTTTTCACATATGTTGGTGCGGGAACTTCTCATGACATGTCGGTTCTAACGTATTATATGGGGCGACCAGATTACCCGCATCCCCCAGCAG GAAGATACTACCTAGTGGACTCTGGATACGCCGTGTGCGCAGGATATTTGGGGCCATATCGGAatacaaggtaccatctggatgacTTCAGAGGCAGAGAGGCGGAAGGATATATGGAGAAATTCAACTACAAGCATTCAAGGCTTCTCAATGTTGTGGAACGGTCGTTTGGGAAGCTGAAAGCTCGGTGGCACATTTTGGAAGGAGTCCCAAATTATGTGAGACATAAGCAAGTGAAGGTGGTAATTGCATGTTTTGCTCTGCACAATTTTGTGGAGGGCGAAAACGAACGAAGGGCTGCGGCGACGAATCTTCATAGGGCTGTAGATTACAACCTGTCAGCATGGGCGGCATCAGTTGAAAGTGAAGATATGTCAGAAGTGCGAGATTGGATCGCTATGGGACTATGGGCTATGTAG